A region of the Sphingomonas sp. S2-65 genome:
GATGATGATGCAGCAGATGATGCAGCAGCAGCAGCAGGGTGGTCAGGGTGGCGCACCGGGCGGTCCGCCCCCGGCGATGCCCGGCCAGTAAGACCAGGGTTTCAGGAACGCCGGGAAGGCGTTCCTGACTTTAGCTGGCGCTCAGGATCCAGCGCCGGTCTGCCTCGAACCCCATCGCCGTGAGCTTGCCCGACCGATAGGCGCCGGTGTCGAGCGCGATCCGGTTCGGCAGTTCCTCCACGTCAGCGACGATGGTGTGGCCGTGCACCACCACCTTTTCGAAGGGGCCGGTCACGTCCAGAAATCCTTCTCGAATCCAGCGCAGGTCCTTGCTGTTCTGCCGGCTGAGCGGCTCGGTCGGCCGGATACCGGCATGCACGAACGCATAGTCCCCCAACACGATAAGGTCTTCGAAGCCCGACAGGAAGGCGACGTGTTCGGCCGGAACGCTCTGCTGGAACGCGGCTAGCAGGTCTGGATAATCCAGCTGGTCATACTGTTCCTCGGTCATGCCATAGCTGAGGATGGTCTCGCGCCCCCCGATCTTGGTGAAGAAGCGCAAGCTCTTCTCGTCGCCCGCTGCCGCGGTGAGGAACACTTCCTCGTGATTGCCCAGTAGAAGCCGGGTGGCGCCCTCCGCGCGCTCGCGCTGGAACCGCGACAGCCGGTCGATCACCTGCGCCGATTGCGGCCCGCGATCGATCAGATCGCCCAGGAAGATGATGGTAGTGTTGGCCGGATCGCGGCGGGCATCGTCATGCTCGATCGTCGCGATAAGCTGTTCGAGCAGATCCAGCCGGCCGTGGATATCGCCCACGGCGTAGACGCGCTCACCCTCGGGGAGCGATGCTTGCGGCGCTTTGCTGGCGCGCGGCCGTCGGGAAAACAGGTTCTTCAGCATCTGGACAGGCCCGGTTCTGCTCGTTCGGCAAGCGGGCCTGCGTGACACGAGCAGGAGTACACAAAAGAAAAGTGGCGGCCGTTAGGCCGCCACTCGTAACTCTCAGACGGTACCGAAAGCTTAGTTGCTGTCGGAATCGTCGTCGTTGTCAGCCAGGACAACCGCACCGCCGACGATGGCGACGGTAGCGATCACGCCGATGATGGCTGCAGAAGCGATATCGCTTTCCTTGTCACCCGCGGTCGACGCGCGCGAAAGCGAAAGCTTGGCAGCCGGAGCCGCCATGACAGGTGCGGTTGCCAGGGTGGCGACGGCAGCTGCCGCGAGAAGCTTAGTGAACATAAAAATACTCCCTCTTCGAGCTCCGGTGCTCTCGTTCAGCGCGCCTATGACATAGGTCGCCCAAAACGACAACACCTCCATTTCCCGAACCCGGCGCGATTATGGTCGCCGTGGCCCGGATGCAACACTGGTCCGGTATATCCGTACTCTTGCCCGCAAAACCGACCCGTGGTGCGTGCGCGTCAGGTCCATAACGCGGCGTAGCACTAGCGCCAAGACACTTAACAACACGTCGATGCCATCGCACCGCTGGCCGTCGAGGCTCAAATTGTCATGGCGCGACGATTCGCCGGAGTGGTAGGGACCTCTGCATGCACCCTATCGCTGCCGCAGCCGGCTCGTTCTTCGCCCTCCTTTCTCTTGAGGGAGCTGCGTCCGCAGACCAGCGGGCGCCCGAATCCGCCGCCATGTTCGAAGAGATTCGGCAGGCGGACATGGCGCTCGCGACGATCGGCTGGCGCCTGGCGTCGAACAACGTGGCGCTGTGCGACCGGCAGGAGCCTGGTCTGGGAATGCAGATCCACACCTTGGATCAGTTCGAAAGCAGCTCCCGCAAGGGTGCCGAGTCCCACTTCGGCTTCGCCACACCGGTCGCGGTGGAGGGAGTCGTGCCGAACAGTCCGGCCGATCGGGCGGGCCTTCGCGCGGACGATTCGCTGGTCCGGGTCGGCAGCGTTGCCGTCTCCCAGGTTGCCGGAAAACCGGGCAGCACCGACCGTCTGGTTGCCGCGCAGCTTGCCCTCGCGGCGCTGCCGATCGACACTCCGATCGTCGTGGAGGCAGTGCGGGCGGGCAAGCCGGTGCGCGTCACTGTCAATCCGGTGCCGATCTGCAAATCCCGGTTCGAGCTTCGACTGGCCAGTGATTTCCGGGCTTCGGCCGATGGTTCGATGGTTCAGATCAGCTCGGCATTTCTGGACACCTATTCGCGGGAGCAGGTCGCGGCTGCCGTCGCGCATGAGCTGTCGCATAATATCCTGCACCATCGCGACCGGCTGGACGCGCGCGGCGTCAACTTCGGCATGCTTTCGGGCTTCGGCGGCAGCGTGAAGTATTTCCGGCAGACCGAGATCCAGGCCGACTTGCTGTCGGTCTATCTGCTCGCGAACGCCGGCTATGATCCCAACGTATCCATCGCCTTCTGGAAAGCATTCGGGCCCAGCAAGGCCGGCGGCATCTTCCGGACCCGCTCACATCCGCATTGGCGCGACCGGGTGAGGACCTTGTTGGCGGAGATCGGAAAGATCGCGGCGCACCCCGAGCGGCCGATTGTACCCGGCCTGATAGCGCAGCGGGATCAGCCGCTGGACGGGGACTGGCAGTCCCTGCTGATCCGCCAGTAATCCCGGATCAGCCGACAAGTCTCAGCGGTTCCGCCGGCAGCGATCGCGGCTGATCCTGCCAAATACCTCGCGTGTC
Encoded here:
- a CDS encoding M48 family metalloprotease — translated: MFEEIRQADMALATIGWRLASNNVALCDRQEPGLGMQIHTLDQFESSSRKGAESHFGFATPVAVEGVVPNSPADRAGLRADDSLVRVGSVAVSQVAGKPGSTDRLVAAQLALAALPIDTPIVVEAVRAGKPVRVTVNPVPICKSRFELRLASDFRASADGSMVQISSAFLDTYSREQVAAAVAHELSHNILHHRDRLDARGVNFGMLSGFGGSVKYFRQTEIQADLLSVYLLANAGYDPNVSIAFWKAFGPSKAGGIFRTRSHPHWRDRVRTLLAEIGKIAAHPERPIVPGLIAQRDQPLDGDWQSLLIRQ
- a CDS encoding metallophosphoesterase family protein, with the protein product MLKNLFSRRPRASKAPQASLPEGERVYAVGDIHGRLDLLEQLIATIEHDDARRDPANTTIIFLGDLIDRGPQSAQVIDRLSRFQRERAEGATRLLLGNHEEVFLTAAAGDEKSLRFFTKIGGRETILSYGMTEEQYDQLDYPDLLAAFQQSVPAEHVAFLSGFEDLIVLGDYAFVHAGIRPTEPLSRQNSKDLRWIREGFLDVTGPFEKVVVHGHTIVADVEELPNRIALDTGAYRSGKLTAMGFEADRRWILSAS